ACCGGGCTCATCCTCCTCCAGCACTACCGGCCCACGCCCACGGGGGCGGCGGAGTCCATCGGCTATATAATGAAAGACGTGTGGCTGGGCTGGCTCGTCCGGGGCATTCACCACTGGGCCGCCAACGTGATGATGGTGCTCTGCGTGGCCCACATGGTACGCGTCTTCCTCACGGGGGCCTACAAGAAGCCGCGCGAGCTGAACTGGATCGCCGGCGTGCTGCTCCTGGTCACAACCGTCGGGTTCTACATCTCCGGCTTCGTCCTCCCCTGGGACCAGCGGGGCTTCGAAATCGCCGCCACCCTCGTCGGGGCCCTCAAACAGATTCCCATCGTCGGCGACCTCCTCGCCGGAATCGTCACCAGCGTGACGCCGGTGGGCGGCGAGGCGCTGGGGTTCTTCTTCGACAACCACGTCATCGTGCTGCCTCTGGTGATTTTCATTTTGCTTCTGTTCCACTTCGTGATGATCCGGCGCCAAGGCATCGCCGAACCGCTTTAATCCGATGGCGAAAACATTCAGATTATTCAGGCGCAAGGAGAAGGAGCCG
This region of bacterium genomic DNA includes:
- a CDS encoding cytochrome b N-terminal domain-containing protein, which translates into the protein MSEATRKKIGESRWLKWLDERFRLKRWVVEAMQKPVHPWARKWYYCLGGLTLVTFLVLVVTGLILLQHYRPTPTGAAESIGYIMKDVWLGWLVRGIHHWAANVMMVLCVAHMVRVFLTGAYKKPRELNWIAGVLLLVTTVGFYISGFVLPWDQRGFEIAATLVGALKQIPIVGDLLAGIVTSVTPVGGEALGFFFDNHVIVLPLVIFILLLFHFVMIRRQGIAEPL